TGAATGCCCCATTGATTGGCATAGTAAAGGCGACCCGTCGCATCAATGGCGGCAATTCCTACGGGAACCGCTTCTAAAAACTGAGCCATCTGACTTTCGCTCGCGCGGAGCTTTGAGTAGAGTTTGGCGTTTTCGATCGCGATCGCTGCCTGCGTAGAAAGTAGGCTTAGAATTTGCGATTGCTCCGGTGTAAATGCCCCAGTTGCCAACTGATTTTCTAGATACAACACACCGGTGAGCTTGCTTTGATTGAGCAGAGGTAAACAAAAGACTGATTGAGTCTGGTGGTGTTGAATATAGGGATCATTAATAAAATTACCTTCACGAGTAGCATCATTTAAGATGACAGATTCATGAGTACGAATCACATAATTAATAATTGATTCAGGTAGATGATTTGCAGTTGGGATAGATTGCAGCACTTGTGTAGCATAGACATTCTCACCCTCATTAAGTTCACTAGACGCTTCAATCACCCATTTTCTTGAGTTTTCCAAAATCAAAAATCCTGTTTGTGCGCCAGCATTTTCGATCAATATCTTCATCAAGGAACGGAGCAGCTGATCTAGTTCAATTTCGCTCAAAATCGCCTGAGTTGCCTTCATCACTGCCGTTAAATCAAAAGCGATATGTGAGGTATTAGAGGTAGTTCCAGTAGTAGTGCGGATTGGTGTGGAAGCCACGCTGGATAAATGAGGAAATAACTGCGGATAGCGAGCTTCTAAATCTCTCACTTTCGCAGTTGCTCCCCAACGCTCATAACAGTAATGAGCTTCTTTCATATAGGTTTGGGCAATTTTTTCCCGACCCCGCACCAGATAATGTTTGGCAGCTAACTCGTAGGCTAAGGCTTCTTCTTGAATGTACTCATTGTCTCTAGCACCAAGAATTGCTTGTTCGTAGAGTTCTTCTGCGTCAAACAACCGCCCTAAAACTCGCGCTTTCTCTGCCTCAACTAGATAATATTTATGCAAATAATTCATCGGGGCATAGTGTGCCCAGTGTTTCATTTCTTTTTGATGAGCCGCAACTTTTCTGAGAGTTTCTGGCTGTACTTGAGCACAGCTTTCAGGATATATTGCGAGTCTAGTTAAAGAATCATAGAAATAATACAAAACCTTAGCAAAGGTAGCTGTCATCTGGAGCAAATAATTTTGTGCTATGTCTGAGTTCTGAACTGCTTGATTGTACTCATAAAATAAATAGCATAGGAAAAGCTTATTAAAATGTACATTGAAGATTGCAAATCCATCATTTGTTATTTCATGCTGTGGCAGTTTGCTTTCCTCATTGTATGCTTCTCCAATCAGACGGAATGGATTAACTGAGCATCCGATTAAATTCAAGATAGACTGTTGATATACCTGATTCCAGGTAAGTGCTACTTCTTGTTTAATTTGACGGATTGCTTCACCATACTTGGTCATATTACGTTCAAGTTCCACGAGTTCTTTCCCGACCGCAAAGGAGTGAAAGCAATAACAATGAGCACAATAGGCAGCAAACTCTAAATCTCCAGTTTCAAGCCCACTTTGATAGCCTTCTAGAAATTGTGGCAAGGTTTCCCTGACATGTTTCTTCCAATGGATAATAAAGTTACTTACAATTGTTAGAGTCCGAGATTTGATTGCATGGGTATGTGGCTGTGACAAAAGTCTTAGGGCAAGCTGCCCAAATTCGTAACCAGACTCGATGTTTCCAACCAACCCACAGAGAATTAACCCAAAGTTTGCATAGGCAACAGGAGATGTAGACGCATTTCCATTCTGAATTGACAAGCTGACTTGCTTAGACGCAAATAGAGGCATCAAATTAGGAGCCGCAATTTGGGCAACGGTCGTTATCCTTGATAGGATTCTCATTGCTTCTAACTTGTCTTGTTCGACCATTTGGGGCAAATAGCTCAACTCTTCAATCGGCATCTCGCTAAAGAGTGATGTGATCGCGTCTATTTCAAGCTGAATATCTAATTCACTGAGCTTTTCGGGAAAACTGATCCCAAATTTCTGTAACACTAGCAATCCAGTATTTATTGCTTTTAATAGCTGGTTCTGCGCGATATCGGTTTGGATTTTGACTTCGTAAACTTTCACGATGTCGAAAATGGTTTTGGCTTCTTGTAAAACGATCGCCGCCCACGATTCTACCTGCTCAAAATCGCCACACAAATACGCGACTTCTGTTGTTTCTGTATATAACTCTAAGGTCAGCTCATAGTTAGTTTGCCAACTGGAGTCTGTCAGCCATGCTCTACCTCTGGCTAAATAGTTTTGAGCCACACTATAGGCGATCGCAGCTTTTGCTTTCTGTCCTGTGATTAAATTTAATCTAGCAATTTCATTGCGTTCTAGTCGATCTGTGACAAGCTCAATTCCATGATTAAGATGATCGACAATTTCAAACAGTCGGTCTGATAGTCTCTCTGGCAAAGTTTTTCCGAGGAGATTGCGACCAATTTGTAAATGAACAATTTGTTTTTGCGATTCATCGATTAAGATGTATGAGGCTTGCTGCACGCGATCGTGCAAGAATTTATACTCTTGAATTAACAAGTTTTCATCTAATTCAGATAGAGGTTGAATTAATCCAACTTGTATGGCTGTTAGTAAATCTTGAAAAACCGTTTTATGTGATTTTTCACAAACAATCGATAGAGTATCTAAATTAAATTCAGCGCCAATGCAAGCAGCTAACCAGAGAATTTGCTGTGTATTTTCTGGTAGTTTATTCAACTTGTGAAGCATCAACTCCACAACATTATCAGTGATATCTTGGGCTTGGATCTGAGCTATGTTCCACTGCCAGCTTAAGCCTTCAGTATAAAAGGTCAATAAATTTTCGCTATGCAGCATTCTCAAAAATTCACTGACAAAGAACGGATTACCCTCAGTTTTACGCAAAACTAACTCAGCTAATGGACAAACGGTGTCTGCATTCCGATGTAGCGTCTCGGCAATCAACTGACTTAACGGTTCAAGCGTTAATGGTGTTAGGGTAATTTCCTGAAGTACTGCCCCTTGTTTTCGCAATCTCTCTAGCATTAATGCTAATGGATGCGTTGGATTTACTTCATTATCTCGATAGGCTCCAATCAAAAATAGGGATTGGGTTTGCTCATCCAGCAGCATCAACTCGATTAACTTCAGCGTGGCTGAGTCTATCCACTGCAAATCATCTAAGAAGATCACCAGGGGATGTGATTCTGAACAAAACACCCGCACAAACTGCCCAAAGATTCGATGAAAGCGATTTTGAGCTTCAGTTGATCCCACTTCTGGTATGGGCGACTGCTTGCCGATAATTAACTCAATTTCCGGGATGATATCAATGATAATTTGTCCGTTGGTTCCCAAAGCTGTTAAAAGCTGAGATCGCCACTGTTGCAGATGCTCATCTGGCTCACTGAGCAATTGCTGCACTAATTTTTGCAGAGCATCTGCGATCGCGCTGTAGGGAATATTGCGCCCAAATTGGTCAAACTTACCAGAGACAAAATAACCGCGCTTTGCAGTAATAGGTTTGTAGAGTTCCTGTACTAATGCTGATTTACCAACCCCAGCGTAGCCCGATACCAACATCATCTCGACTTTGAATTCAGAATTTTCTTCATTCTTCAGTCTCAATTGTTCATTCCCCATTCCTGCTACTCTGTCAAATGCTGCTAATAATGCTTCAATCTCTGCTTCGCGCCCATACAATTTTTGGGGAATTTGAAACTGATCGCAAACGTCTTGAATACCCAGTTGAATACTGTCAATTTGACCTGTTTCTGCCAACTGGCAAAAACCTGTTTCTAAATCTGCTTTGATACCCCAAGCACTCTGATAGCGATCCTCTGCATTTTTTGCCATCAGTTTCAAAATAATATCTGAAACGGGTTTTGGAATCGTTGCATTCAGTTCATGGGGCGGAGCCGGCTGTTTGGCAATATGGCAATGAACTAGCTCAAGGATGTCTGCTGTGGGAAACGGCAGATGTCCGGTTAACAGTTCGTAGAACGTCACACCAAGCGAGTAAAAATCGGTGCGGTAATCGAGCGAACGGTTCATGCGCCCGGTTTGCTCTGGGGACAAATAGGCAAGAGTTCCTTCTAAACCATAATGGCTCTTGAACGTCGGATTTGTACGGCTAAATTGGGTAGCAATCCCAAAGTCAATAATTTTAACAACGCCAGTATCCGGATTGAAAACGATGTTTCCTGGGTTGATATCTTTATGAATGACATTGGCGGCATGGATTCTGCCCAGAATGTTTGTCAGGTCGATCGCAAGCGGTAGAAAAGTAGCTAAGGGCATGGGACAGAAAGACTCTGGTCGATTGTGCATCCATTGCTCTAGAGACTCTCCACCAAAATCTTCTAAGAGAATGACGAGTGTCCGTTGATAGTCTTGC
The nucleotide sequence above comes from Funiculus sociatus GB2-C1. Encoded proteins:
- a CDS encoding AAA family ATPase, with the protein product MIAIPGIAFHCKIYESSVSLVYRGIRVQDQRSLVVKLLKQDYPSPQELTRYRQEYEITRSLNLEGVVKAYSQQDYQRTLVILLEDFGGESLEQWMHNRPESFCPMPLATFLPLAIDLTNILGRIHAANVIHKDINPGNIVFNPDTGVVKIIDFGIATQFSRTNPTFKSHYGLEGTLAYLSPEQTGRMNRSLDYRTDFYSLGVTFYELLTGHLPFPTADILELVHCHIAKQPAPPHELNATIPKPVSDIILKLMAKNAEDRYQSAWGIKADLETGFCQLAETGQIDSIQLGIQDVCDQFQIPQKLYGREAEIEALLAAFDRVAGMGNEQLRLKNEENSEFKVEMMLVSGYAGVGKSALVQELYKPITAKRGYFVSGKFDQFGRNIPYSAIADALQKLVQQLLSEPDEHLQQWRSQLLTALGTNGQIIIDIIPEIELIIGKQSPIPEVGSTEAQNRFHRIFGQFVRVFCSESHPLVIFLDDLQWIDSATLKLIELMLLDEQTQSLFLIGAYRDNEVNPTHPLALMLERLRKQGAVLQEITLTPLTLEPLSQLIAETLHRNADTVCPLAELVLRKTEGNPFFVSEFLRMLHSENLLTFYTEGLSWQWNIAQIQAQDITDNVVELMLHKLNKLPENTQQILWLAACIGAEFNLDTLSIVCEKSHKTVFQDLLTAIQVGLIQPLSELDENLLIQEYKFLHDRVQQASYILIDESQKQIVHLQIGRNLLGKTLPERLSDRLFEIVDHLNHGIELVTDRLERNEIARLNLITGQKAKAAIAYSVAQNYLARGRAWLTDSSWQTNYELTLELYTETTEVAYLCGDFEQVESWAAIVLQEAKTIFDIVKVYEVKIQTDIAQNQLLKAINTGLLVLQKFGISFPEKLSELDIQLEIDAITSLFSEMPIEELSYLPQMVEQDKLEAMRILSRITTVAQIAAPNLMPLFASKQVSLSIQNGNASTSPVAYANFGLILCGLVGNIESGYEFGQLALRLLSQPHTHAIKSRTLTIVSNFIIHWKKHVRETLPQFLEGYQSGLETGDLEFAAYCAHCYCFHSFAVGKELVELERNMTKYGEAIRQIKQEVALTWNQVYQQSILNLIGCSVNPFRLIGEAYNEESKLPQHEITNDGFAIFNVHFNKLFLCYLFYEYNQAVQNSDIAQNYLLQMTATFAKVLYYFYDSLTRLAIYPESCAQVQPETLRKVAAHQKEMKHWAHYAPMNYLHKYYLVEAEKARVLGRLFDAEELYEQAILGARDNEYIQEEALAYELAAKHYLVRGREKIAQTYMKEAHYCYERWGATAKVRDLEARYPQLFPHLSSVASTPIRTTTGTTSNTSHIAFDLTAVMKATQAILSEIELDQLLRSLMKILIENAGAQTGFLILENSRKWVIEASSELNEGENVYATQVLQSIPTANHLPESIINYVIRTHESVILNDATREGNFINDPYIQHHQTQSVFCLPLLNQSKLTGVLYLENQLATGAFTPEQSQILSLLSTQAAIAIENAKLYSKLRASESQMAQFLEAVPVGIAAIDATGRLYYANQWGIHLMGREIDPAVPPDQIAEAYQLYVTGTDQIYPTEKMPLIRALNGERTTIDDVEIRQNNQTIPVEVWGTPVFDEQGNVVYAIAAFQDITERKQAEKLLAGYNRTLEQRVIERTLLLSQEIEERQRIENALRQSEEQRRLTMDFTHIGSWNWNIVENTTNWNDNHARLLGLVPGEVESSYQVWRDRVHPEDIHRIEQAVTAALATHTDFEAEYQVIYPNGSIHWLVGRGRGIYNAAGQPVRMLGVILDISDRKLAEAASILEERNRMAREIHDTLAQSFTGIIIHARSAASKITVDAQKAQAYLAQVQNLARTGLTEARRSVEALRRPYLLENNDLLSAFKQLATQLESSSGTTIMCEAIGIPYPLPSEVENNLLRIGQEALTNALKYARATEIRVELIYDSAQCRLRIKDDGQGFPIDRSSSHNGFGLLGMSERAHRIGAQLQIQSNPGQGTEIAVSVNQQEKPS